The nucleotide sequence ACGAAGTCCTCTCAACGCTGCGACAAGCCCTATCACGCGACGGCAAATACGCCGACGGCAACATCTTGTGCTCCATGTGCACCACCCCCCACCCCATAGCAAAAACCGCCGCCACAATGTTTTTTGAATCAAACTTGGGCGACCCCGGGCTTTTCCCTGGCAGCGTAGAACTCGAAAAACAAGCCGTACACGCTTTATCTGAGCTTTTGCATTGCCCAAACGGCACAGGATTCATCGTTTCAGGGGGCACGGAAGCAAACCTTTTGGCATTGTATGCTGCCCGCGAACAAGCAAACACAACAGAACCCGAGGTGGTTTTGCCTGACTCCGCACATTTCTCCTTTGACAAAATCTGTCGCATGCTCAAAATCAAGCCCAAAAAAGTAGCTTTGGATGCGTCGTTTCGGGTTGACCCCGCCAGTGTAGCGCAACTGATTACGCCCCGCACGGTTGCAGTTGTAGGAACAGCAGGTTCTGCCGAACTAGGCGCAGTTGACCCCATCTCCGACATAGCCAAAATCGCGCAGCGCCACGATGTGCCCGTGCATGTTGATGCAGCGTTTGGCGGTTTGGTGCTGCCTTTCCTTGAAGAACTCAGCTACCCAGCCGTGGGCGTTTTTGATTTTCGTTTGCCTGCAGTTCAGTCAGTCACGGTTGACCCTCACAAGATGGGCATGGTCACAGTCCCAGCAGGCGGCATCGTTTTCCGCGACCCCCAAAAGCTCGAGTGCATCAAAACCCAAACGCCCTACCTAACCCGTGAAGACCAGTACACGTTTGTGGGGACTCGATCCGCCGCTGCGGCAGCCGCAACATGGGCAGTCTTTGCCTCTCTGGGACGCGAAGGTTTCCGACAAACCATACAGCAGTGTATGCATCTAACCACTTTTCTCGCCGACAACCTCAAAAACGCAGGCTTCGAACTCGTAACACCACCACAACTAAACATCATCGCCTTCCGCAGCAACTCAAACACCAAACAACTCGCCCAAAAACTCCAAAACCACGGCTGGCAAATCTCCTACATCCCACGCCTAAACTGCATCCGAGTCGTCATCATGCCCCACACAACCCAAAAACACCTAACCCAGTTCCTACACGACCTCCAAAACCAATAACCCCACGCGCCCACTCACCAACCTTTGGATGCTAATTTTAATTGTATGCAGAAACGATAGGGGGAGGGGGTCTATTCTGTGTTAACGTGGCATATCTGAGGGCAAAAAAGCCTTTAAGGCAGTTGGGGTTTGTTGCGTTTGTGTGGTGGTGTGTCTTTGAAGGTTTTGGTGTATGAACATCTTTCGGGTGGGGGCTTGGCTGGGCAGTGTTTGCCTGCGGGTTTGCTAAGTGAAGGGTACGCCATGCTTTCGGGTGTGGCATCGGATTTTCAGGCTGCAGGAGATCAGGTCACGGTTTTGCTCGATGAACGCCTTGCAGGTTACGGTTTGCCGTTGCAGGGTAGCAGGGTTTTGGGGGTTTCAGCTGATGAAAACTTTTTGGATGTGCTGGTGCAGGCTGCTGAATGTGCGGATGCGGTGCTGGTTGTTGCTCCTGAAGACAGCAAATTGCTCTACTCCATCGTGCAGACCTTGGAAAACCATGGGCGGTGCGTGCTAAACTGCCAACCCAACGCCATCGAGCAGGCAACCGACAAAAAATGCTTTTCTGACCACCTAAAAAAGCTCGGCTTACCCTACCCTAATACGCAAACATTTGGCAAGCAAAAAAGCAGTTCTTGCATCAAAAAAGCAGTGGAAGTGTTGGGGTTCCCGTTAGTGTTCAAACCTGCCAGTGGAGCGGGGTGTAGCGGCATTAGTTTTGTCCAAAACAGCAGCCAAATCGAGACGGCAGTCGAAAAAATCCGCAGAGAAACTCAAGAAGACATCATCGTACAAGAGTTCATCGAGGGCGTTGCTGCTAGTGTAAGCTTGCTGTGCACTGAAAACCACGCGGTGCCCCTGAGCCTAAACAGCCAAGACCTCACTTTAGCCTCTCCAGATGCCCAATCAAGCTACAACGGCGGATGCGTCCCCCTAAAACACAACCTCCACAAAGAAGTATTTGAAGCAGCCAAACGTCTTGCAGAGTCATTTTCGGGGCTTAGAGGCTACGTCGGCGTTGATTTATTGCTCACCAAACACGAAGTCTACCTCATGGAACTCAACCCCCGCCTAACCACCTCGTATGTGGGTCTGCGAAAAACCAGCCAATTCAACATTGCCAACGCCATAACAAACGCCGCAACCCACCAAAAACTCCCCCCAAACCCGCTGTGCAAGGGGTATTCTTGCTTTTCCAAGGTTGCAGTTCCAAAAACAGGCAACACTACACCCCAGAAAATCAGCCGCATAGACGGGGTTGCTTCTCCACCGTTTCCTGTAGCAGGCGGCTTGGGCGTGGCTTTTGTTGTTTCTCACGGCGAAACGCGTGATTTGGCGGTTTTGGGTTTGCAGGAAACTAAAAAGCAGCTGCTGCGTAACTGCAATGGAGGCGCACAGACATGAGAAGGGTGCTGGGTTGGGATATTGGCGGCGCAAACACTAAAGCAGCGTACATACAAACCGACAACGCCACCGTTATCGACTGCAAGATCGCGTTGGAGTATTTCCCGTTTTGGAAACGCGACACAACACAACTTTGCAGTATGCTCACCCAAGTTAAGCAAAAACTTTGCGGCACCGACCCCATAGACCTCATCACGGTAACCATAACCGCTGAATTATCCGACGCGTACACAACAAAACGCGAAGGCATCCATCACATCCTAAACTGCCTCCAACAAGTTTTTCCCCAAACAACCATCCAAATACTAACCACGGACGCTTCTTTGCGTTCAGTTGAGCAAGCTAAGGCGCATCCTGTTGAGGTAGCGGCGGCGAATTGGGCGGCAACAGGCTGGATGATAGCTCAGCACATCAAAAACTGCGTAATCGTCGACATCGGAAGCACCAGCACCAGCATAATCCCCGTCTTAAACGCAGAGGTAGCCGCAAAGGGCAAGACGGATTTGGAGAAGCTCATGAACGGGGAGCTGGTCTACACGGGAAGCCTAAGAACCAACGTCGCCGCTATCGTGCAGTCGGTGCCTGTTAAAGGGGGCGTTGCGCGGGTTTCTTCAGAGCTTTTTGCGCAGTCAGGCGATGTCCACATAGTTTTAGGAAACATCCAAAGCAGCGAGTACACAGCTGAAACCGCCGACGCAAAACCCAAAACATTGCCCTGCTCGTTGGCTAGGCTTGCGCGGGTCGTTTGCGCCGACTCAGACATGCTCACCAAACACGAAATCCAGCAAATAGCCACCTACATCTACGAACAACAAATCAGGCAGATCACACAAGGACTCAACCAAGTCTACGCGCAGCTACCAGACAACGCAAAAACCGCCATCCCCACCATAGTCACAGGACTTGGAAAAGACTTTCTAGCACGAAAAGCCGCCCAAAACGCAGGCATCCACAAAGTCTTGGCACTAGACGAAGTACTGCACCCAACGGCGGTTTTGGCGTCTCCAGCAGTCGGGGTCGCTTTGATGGGCGCAACTAAACTGAAAGGAGCAAAACTACAATGGATGCGGTAATCAAAATCGGCGGCAGCCTCGCATACAGCCCAAAGGTCCTGCGTGCGTTAGGCGTGGAACTGCAAAGGGTTTCTGAGCGTTTTCGGGTGGTGGTTGTGCCTGGGGGTGGCAGGTTTGCGGATGTAGTTCGTGAGGTGGATGAGGTGTTTGGTTTGTCGGCGTTGGCGGCTCATCGGATGGCGATTTTGGCTATGGACCAGTATGGGTTGATGCTTGCGGATTTGATTCCAAACTCGCGAACGTGTAATGACCTTGCGGAGGTGGGTGTGTCTGGGGCGGGGCAGGTTGAGGTTTTTCTTCCCTCAGCGATGTTTTTGCGTGAAGACCCATTTGAGGCGTCGTGGGAGGTCACATCTGATGCTATAGCGGCGTATGTTGCATCGCGACTTCAGGCTAAGCGATTGGTGGTTGTTACAGATGTGGATGGCGTTTTTACGAGTGACCCTAAAACGTGCCCTGAGGCGAAGTTGCTGCCTAAGGTATCCGCCGCAGATTTGCTCGCATCCGATAAAGCCACAAGTGTAGACACGGTGCTGCCACGGCTTCTTTTGCAATCGTTTATGAACTGCTACGTTGTAAACGGCAAGTATCCCCAGCGAATCAACCAAATCTTATGCAAAGACCCCGCTGTCGCGACGCAGATTACGCCTTAACCGGTTTCAAATGTGTATTTTGAATTCAGATTGTGTTTTCATAAGCCAGTTAAATATCCTAAACAGAGGTTTGTTCAAAAAGACGTGGTGTAGAACATGAATGAAAATGCACTCTTAAAAGACCGTGGCACATTAAGCTGCAAGATGTCTTCGGTTTTTGACGACGAAATCAAACAACTTTCGCCAGAATTGCAAGAAATGTTGATAGATGACATGGTTACAGCTTTTCAAAATAGACTAAATGTGTTAAACAGAATAAGCCACGGGAGTGGATTCTGATACTGAATCAAGCAAATTACCATGGATTTCAGATACATAAAGGCTATATAGCAAGACATGCGAAACATGAATGGAGGGACACAACATGAGACGCAGCAAACTTGAAATGTACATAGACATACTGAAGGTGCTTGCACACAAAGGTCCGCTGAAACTAACTCACATAATGTACAAAGCAAACGTCAACTGCAGCGTACTAAAAGAGTATCTGGATTTCCTAATCAAGCAAGGCCTAATCGAAGAAAGAACTGTGGGAAAACGCCGCGTAGTCTTCGCCATAACCGCAAGAGGCACAACCGTTCTAAAATACTTCCGCGAACTAAAACAAGTACTCCCCATAATCGAAGAAACAAGAAACAACATGCCAACCCCCTTCTAAACAGAATAAACCCCTTGTATTCCCGCGCATTAACCACACACAAATCATGTGTGTAACCAAACAAACACCTTTCTTTCGCCACATTTCTACCTCAAACTGTTTCTTTTTATTGAATTGACAATAATCACCGTTGTGTCGTAATACTTAATAAACTCTCTTCGTTTATCTGTAGTACATGTGGTCGTACCGGAGGAGAAAGTTATGAGTAAAGAGTCTGGTATGGGTAAGAAGCCTACGGTTTTGTTAGAGAAGATTAAGGAGAATTTGGAGCGGTTGAATGAGAAGATTGAGGTTATGATTGAGCTTCAGAGGCATGACCAGGTGGAGGTTTCGTCTTCGCTTGCTAGTGATGCTCCTTTGGATGTTATGACTTTGCTTTCTATGCCTGATCATTTGCGTAAGACCGCTATGACGGTGTGTCGTTCTGGTATGGCTACTGCGGACGAAATTGCCAAGCAAACAAGCAGAGCCCGCGCGGTAGAAAGCGCATACCTAAACCAGCTCGTAATCATGGGTTACCTCAAAAAGGAACGGCAAGGCCGCAAAGCATACTTTTATGTTGAAAGAAGCAAAGAAGGGACTTAGTAGTGGGCAAAATTATAGCAGTTCATTCATACAAAGGCGGAACAGGCAAAACGTTGCTTTCCGTAAACCTCGCAGCTACCCTAGCTAGGCAAGGCAAAAAAGTCTGCCTGCTTGATTTGGATTTTCGCGCACCAAGCCTCTTCGCCATCCTCAAAGTCAACGACGCCCCCGCCTGGCTAAACGACTACCTAAACAACACCTGCGACATCAACAACGTCCTAATCGACCTCACCAGCCGCATCCCAGGCAAAGGCACATTCTTCGCAGGACTTGCCAACCCCAGCACCGAAGCAATCCGCGACATGTCCGCCAAAGACCGCAAATGGGAAATGCGCGCCCTAGGCAAACTGCTGCAACTTCGCAATTCCCTGCTAAACGAACGCGGCTTCGACTACATCGTATGCGACACCAGCCCAGGCCTACAATACTCCTCAATCAACGCCATAGTAGCAGCCGACCTAGTCGCCGTAGCAACCACTGGAGACCGCTCCGACGTAGACGGCACCCAACGCATGCTAAAAGAACTCTACAACCTCTTCGAAAAGAAAACCGGCATAGTCATCAACAAAGTCCTAGACTACAACAACCCCCAAAAATACGCCGAACTCGACACCCGCGTAAAAAACACCTACCAAGTTCCCCTACTAGGCATCGTACCCTGCTTCTGCGACATCCTACGCGCCGAAGGCGGAATCATATTCGCACAAGACAAACCCGACCACCCCTTCTCCAAACTACTCAACGACATGGCAACCAAAATCGACGCCGACGAAATCAAATAACCCCCCACAAAAACCCAACCCCCCATTTTCGTATACAAAAGCATCCCCCAAACACACTTCTCCAAACCCCAACTCCAACAAACCACGCAAAATGCACATAACCCCCTCCCCCTACGGGTTTCTGCATAGAATCACTATTTGCCGCCTAATAGGCTCCTAATAGGTTGGCGCCTGTGGTTNNNNNNNNNNNNNNNNNNNNNNNNNNNNNNNNNNNNNNNNNNNNNNNNNNNNNNNNNNNNNNNNNNNNNNNNNNNNNNNNNNNNNNNNNNNNNNNNNNNNTTGGTCTCCTGTGGTTTTGGTCTCCTGTGGTTTTGGTCTCCTGTGGTTTTGGTCTCCTGTGGTTTTGGTCTGGTCAGGTTTTTTTGCGGCGCTGTTATGCCCAGTTTTTCGAAGTTGTTCGAACTTTAAATATGCGTGCTTTTGGTGTGGTTGCTGTTGAGTTGTTGTACTGAAATTATGTTTTTAGGGGCGTATTTTTTGCTGAATTTTGGCGTTTTAGCTGCCTTTTTTGCCTGGTTGGCGCGTGTTTTTTGGGGAAACCGTTTTGTGTTGAGTGTGGCTTTGCTTTTTGCTGATTTTTTGGTTCAATTTGTGCCTGGTGAGGGTGGTTCCTAAGCGGTTTTTGGCTGATTTTTCTGTTTTTTGGGTGGCTATGCCTTTCGAAATCGTGGCGTATGAAGATTTTTTACAGTAATCAGTCAAAAAGTTCTTGATGTGATGGTTGTATGTGACAAGCAAATCTAAATTTTCAGGGTATTTTGGGGTCCATTGGCAAAATTTGAGGAAATCGAATGTCGAAGTGGCATTTTTGGCGTTTGCTGTGGCTGGGGGAAGAGAAAGGCTATTGAAGGGGGTTGTATCATCAAAAAAGGGCAGTTGACGTTGCTAAAAGTTCGGGGTAGACCACAAAAACTGTGTTTGGGCGATGCTTTTGTATACGGCTTCGCCTGTAGGGGTTATCAGGGGGCTTTTTTAGCATGAAAGCGGCTGTTTATGGGGTGCAATGAGGTGTCTGTTGAGGTAAAGTTGTTTTCTTCGCTTCTGAAGTTGACCAAGGAGGGTCTGATTTTGCCTGAAGAGGTGGCTAAAGATGCCATTTTGCCTCAGTCAGTTGTGGAAGAATTGCTGGATATGCTGCAGTTGGAGGGACTGGTTTATTACGAGAGCACTCAGGTTGGCGTTACTAGCCAAAACAGGTTGCAGTTGGCGGTTCGGGCGGTGGAGTTAGGTGCTGATGTGGAGCGCGTTAGCGCTTGTTTGCGGTGGCAGGAGTTTGAGGATATGGCGGCGTTGGCTTTGGCTCGAAACGGGTATGCTGTTCGGACGAACGTTCGGTTTAAACATGTGAGTAAACGTTGGGAGATAGATGTAGTAGGTTGCAGAAAACCACTAGTGTTATGTATCGATTGCAAGCATTGGCACAGGGGGATACGGTTTAGCGCACTAAAGCAAATTGTCGCGTTGCAAGTGGAGCGTGCAAAAGTATTAGCAGAATCTTTGCCCAATCAGGCATTGCAGCTGGACTGCACTTTATGGAAACATGCACGATTTGTCCCCGTTATCGTGTCTCTTGTCCAGTCTGGTTCGCTGTTTCATAACGCCGTGCCCATTGTTCCCGTTCTCAGGCTGCAGGATTTTATACATCAACTGCCCGCACATATTGAAGCAGTACAAAGTTTTACGCGCGAATTTGCGCATTTACGATAAGATTTTCAGAAGTGGTTGCTTGGAGAATTTGACGGCGGGGTACAGGCTTAACAGGAACATAGCAGCCAAGGCTCCAAACAGCCAGCCCGTTATAGCTAAGGCAGTGAAAGCTGAAATCACGGGCGCAGTGGTTAGTATGAGTATAGTTATTATGGTTCCAAATGAGACGCCGATGCCAAAGCTGGAGAGCAGAACGGTAGCACTTTGAACCGCCAGTATCGTCAGGATTGTTCGTGGTTTTGCGCCTGTTGCTCGTAGGATGGCGAATTCTTGGTGTTGTTCGTCTATTGCAAGCATGAGGAAGCTTATCAGGCAAAGTGATGCGGAGACTACGGCGAAAGCTGGCAAAAACATGATAACCGACCACAACGAGCTTAGAAAATCGGCGTTTTGTGCGGTAACTTCGTTGAGGCTGATAACGGTTAAGTCTGGGTCTATGCTGGAGAGCATGTTTTGTATCTGGGCTGCTGCTTCGTCAACGTTGGCTTTTTCAGAGAGCTTAACTATCAAGATGTTTGGGTTTGTAAGCCCCGTGATTTTTTGCATTTGAGTTAGGGGAATATAGGTAACGTTTCCGTTGTTTAAGGGGTCTAGGCAGATGCCTGTTATCTTGAATTTGATGTCTTGGACGCTTACTCCTTGCCGCAGGGCATCAGCTTGGCGTGTTTCGACACCAACTATGGTTTGAACCTTTATGGGTTTGTAGATTGTTTGGGCTATTGAGTCGCCGACTACGGCTTGTAACTCTGAAGAATTCAAAAACTCGCCTGTTGTGAAAGGCATACTGCTCATTTTTTGCGTGTCTACCCCAATTACTATGGATTCGCATTCTCGGTTTGACCCTAACCCGATGGTGCTTCCTGTTTCAGGGTCCACACGGTAACCCGTTAGTTCTTGTATGGTTTCGTACCACATTATGCGGGGGTCGAGGTTTTCGATTTGGGGCATGGCACTTAGTTCGGCGAGGGCTGTGTCGGGTATGCCGAGTTGGGGGTTGGTGTAGTTGAAGTCTGGGGTTGCTTGGTTGCCTGAAAATGTCAGCATGAGCTGAGTGTAGTGATTTGCCAAGTTGGTATCTGCAATGAGGAGGCTGTTTTTTTCTGTGGCTTGGTATAGCCAGGATGTGGAGGTGTCGTTTGCGATTATGCCGCCTGCGATTGAAACGGTGAGCAGTAAAAAGACTGCGGACAGGAACGCTACGATGCGTGTTGTGGTGGATTTTCGGCGAAATAGGCTTCGGGTGGCGATGTGGATGGTTATGCCTGTTTTGGAGAGGGGCTGCATTTTGTTGCCTTTTCCTAATCCAAAGTACTGTACAGGTGAGAGGGCTTGGATGGGGGAGAGGCGAGCAGCGTTATACAGGGGTTTTGCCCCGAAAAACAATGCAAAAGCAAAAAACACCACAAAAACCAGCGGCACAAACCACAAATTCGGTGCACTATTGTAAACTTGAAAACCGCCAAGGTTAATCACGGCGAAATCGGTTGCCAAACCCAAAATCACGCCTAAAACACAGCCAACAAGCGTCACCGTAAGCAACTCTGTCATGAAATACCCAAAAACCAAGCCGTTACGACACCCCGTTGCCTTCATCAAACCAAAATCTTTGATGCGCTGCGCCATGGTCAAGTAAACAATAAAAGAAGTTATGACGGCTCCGACGGCGAAAATCAAAATGCCCAGCAGCCAAAGGAACTGGGAGAAAACAACTGAAGTGCCTGCGGTTAGGGTGTTTTGGGCTATAGATGAGATTCCTATGCCCATTTGTCCGCTAAAAAGCAGTAGAAAAAGGGTGGAGGCAACGCAGGTTGTTAGGCTGATGATTGTTAGGGTGGTTTGGAGTTTTCGGCGTCGTAGGTCGTTTATGGAGAAAGCTGTGTCACTCATGGGTGCTCGCCAGGTTTCCTTCATCCAAATACAGCTGCAGGTCGGCTAAAGGCAAGATTTTCTCGTCATGAGTGGAGACAATTATGGTTTTTCCCGCCGCTTTAAGGTCCTGAAGAAGTTGGATGATACGCTGCCCGTTTTTCGTATCCAAATTCCCCGTGGGTTCATCCGCCAAAAGCAGGGGCGGGTCGTTGGCTAAGGCACGTGCAAACGCTACGCGTTGCTGTTCACCCCCGCTAAGCTGCGCAGGAAAATGATTCACTCGATGCTGCAGACCCAACGTTTCCACCAGCTCTGAGACACGCTGCGTAATCTCTTCGGAGGCGGCGCCCTTCCACTCCATCGGAAAAGCCACATTCTCAGCCACCGTCAACGTCGAAACCAGATTATACGCCTGAAAAACAAAACCCACCTGGTTACAACGGTACTGCGACAACGAATCCTCATCTTGCTCGCCAAGATCCAAACCAAAAACGGCAATTTTGCCTGACGTGGCTTTGTCGATACCGCTAATTATGTTAAGCAACGTAGTTTTTCCTGCGCCCGAGGGACCATAGATGGCTATGAATTGGCCTTCCTGTACGGTTAAGTCAATGTTTTTTAGAACCGCAACGGTGAGGTCGTCGATTTGGTAGGCTTTACACAGGTTTTGGGCGCAAACTACAGCTTTGGGTTTGGGCAGCATAGTGTAAGGATGAAGTAGGGCAATTATATGCGTTGAGGTACAATCCCTTACGGCGCGGCTTCTGCTTCGGGGAGCTGTTTTTTGGCTTTAGCTGCAGCGGTTTTGGATTTGGGGTGTTTGTCGATGCTCATGTTTCCGCGGTCACGCTTAGTTATGCGCATCTTATCAGGAATTTTGTTTTTCTCCCAGTCCGCCCAGCTAATTTCCTTAAACGTCCACTTCTTGCCCAAATGCGCCACAATCACCGCGTGCTTAACCTCCTTAGGCGTTGGGATAAGCTCGTTAAGAAACCTAAACAACTTGTCAATCTGCGACCTAGGAAAATACGCGTAATACGACGCATTCTTCACCTCAAACGCATACGAATGCTCATCCTTACGCGCCATAAGATCTGGCAACGGACTCAAACTAGGATTACTAACCGGAATACGCACCGCATTGTACCCGTTCTTCTGAAGCAACTTCACCAAAACCGTCTCACTATAAAACCCCCGCTTACGCCACCTACGCAAAGCAATCTTATCAACCTCCTTCAAACCCGCTTCACCCCATACACCCCCAATTTAGCCGCCCCCCTACAAAACTATTACGCACACAGCCATGCCAAAAAACTGTGCCTTGGCGATGCTTTCGTAGACAAAGGCGCCATTTGGACTCTCTGGAGCAAGCTAGTGAACAACATTTCCAAAAGTATTACATGACCAACCAACACCACTAAACAAGAAAACGGCTTTGAACACAACCACAAAGAAACGCAAGATACAAGCCTCATAACCCAAACCAAAACAACCAGACAGACCAACCACTCCAGCAACACCAAATACAAACACAAAAAACAGCCAGCCGCACTCAAGCAGCAAACAAGTAAAACCCACAGAAAGCCCGCCATTGCAGCCCAACAAAACACGCACAAAAAACCCGAGCACAAGTCAAGTGCCCCAAAAAGGCAAAAAACACAAACACCGCATTGGCTAGCAGGTTTTGCCAAAGTTTTCTGTCGCGCGCTGATTTGACGGTTTTTTGGTCGAAGGTTTTGCGAAGGGGGGCGTGTTTTGCTTCGCATGGAGTTTTTCGTAGGTACTTATATGAGGCGTTGGTTTTTACCATGACTTGCCCCTATAGGGAGCACTAACACGCCCAAAATGAGCTTCTTTTCGGGGTTAAGGCGTTTTCAGCGGTTTTCATTTTTTGTTTTGCAGCAAAAAACCAGCGGCTTTTTTGAGCTTTTCCAGTTCGATCCGCAACCACCATGATTATGGCAGTTTAGACACAAAACGCCTTGAATTGCAGCGTTTTTTGCCTTTCCTGTGTTTTGAGGGCTCGTTTATTTGCCGTGTAAAAATCAGCAAATTTTCCTCTGTGCATCGCATTCGCTTTTTCCAAAACACCAAAGTTTTTGCCTGCCAACCCGCCGCAACCGCCATACTTGCGTACGCCCCAAAAGCAACTCTGTCTACACAAAAGAAAAAAGCAAGCCCAACACCCACACGACATATTCCCGCAGATAAAGACCCATTTTTCACCGCCAAAATGACCGCTACACAGGCCCAAAAAATGCTGCCAAACCCTAACATCACCGGACCCCACGAAAACACCCCTG is from Candidatus Bathyarchaeota archaeon and encodes:
- a CDS encoding ATP-grasp domain-containing protein, giving the protein MKVLVYEHLSGGGLAGQCLPAGLLSEGYAMLSGVASDFQAAGDQVTVLLDERLAGYGLPLQGSRVLGVSADENFLDVLVQAAECADAVLVVAPEDSKLLYSIVQTLENHGRCVLNCQPNAIEQATDKKCFSDHLKKLGLPYPNTQTFGKQKSSSCIKKAVEVLGFPLVFKPASGAGCSGISFVQNSSQIETAVEKIRRETQEDIIVQEFIEGVAASVSLLCTENHAVPLSLNSQDLTLASPDAQSSYNGGCVPLKHNLHKEVFEAAKRLAESFSGLRGYVGVDLLLTKHEVYLMELNPRLTTSYVGLRKTSQFNIANAITNAATHQKLPPNPLCKGYSCFSKVAVPKTGNTTPQKISRIDGVASPPFPVAGGLGVAFVVSHGETRDLAVLGLQETKKQLLRNCNGGAQT
- a CDS encoding transcriptional regulator translates to MRRSKLEMYIDILKVLAHKGPLKLTHIMYKANVNCSVLKEYLDFLIKQGLIEERTVGKRRVVFAITARGTTVLKYFRELKQVLPIIEETRNNMPTPF
- a CDS encoding ABC transporter ATP-binding protein, translating into MLPKPKAVVCAQNLCKAYQIDDLTVAVLKNIDLTVQEGQFIAIYGPSGAGKTTLLNIISGIDKATSGKIAVFGLDLGEQDEDSLSQYRCNQVGFVFQAYNLVSTLTVAENVAFPMEWKGAASEEITQRVSELVETLGLQHRVNHFPAQLSGGEQQRVAFARALANDPPLLLADEPTGNLDTKNGQRIIQLLQDLKAAGKTIIVSTHDEKILPLADLQLYLDEGNLASTHE
- a CDS encoding H4MPT-linked C1 transfer pathway protein, coding for MRRVLGWDIGGANTKAAYIQTDNATVIDCKIALEYFPFWKRDTTQLCSMLTQVKQKLCGTDPIDLITVTITAELSDAYTTKREGIHHILNCLQQVFPQTTIQILTTDASLRSVEQAKAHPVEVAAANWAATGWMIAQHIKNCVIVDIGSTSTSIIPVLNAEVAAKGKTDLEKLMNGELVYTGSLRTNVAAIVQSVPVKGGVARVSSELFAQSGDVHIVLGNIQSSEYTAETADAKPKTLPCSLARLARVVCADSDMLTKHEIQQIATYIYEQQIRQITQGLNQVYAQLPDNAKTAIPTIVTGLGKDFLARKAAQNAGIHKVLALDEVLHPTAVLASPAVGVALMGATKLKGAKLQWMR
- a CDS encoding transcriptional regulator; its protein translation is MSKESGMGKKPTVLLEKIKENLERLNEKIEVMIELQRHDQVEVSSSLASDAPLDVMTLLSMPDHLRKTAMTVCRSGMATADEIAKQTSRARAVESAYLNQLVIMGYLKKERQGRKAYFYVERSKEGT
- a CDS encoding delta 1-pyrroline-5-carboxylate synthetase — translated: MDAVIKIGGSLAYSPKVLRALGVELQRVSERFRVVVVPGGGRFADVVREVDEVFGLSALAAHRMAILAMDQYGLMLADLIPNSRTCNDLAEVGVSGAGQVEVFLPSAMFLREDPFEASWEVTSDAIAAYVASRLQAKRLVVVTDVDGVFTSDPKTCPEAKLLPKVSAADLLASDKATSVDTVLPRLLLQSFMNCYVVNGKYPQRINQILCKDPAVATQITP
- a CDS encoding ABC transporter permease; the encoded protein is MSDTAFSINDLRRRKLQTTLTIISLTTCVASTLFLLLFSGQMGIGISSIAQNTLTAGTSVVFSQFLWLLGILIFAVGAVITSFIVYLTMAQRIKDFGLMKATGCRNGLVFGYFMTELLTVTLVGCVLGVILGLATDFAVINLGGFQVYNSAPNLWFVPLVFVVFFAFALFFGAKPLYNAARLSPIQALSPVQYFGLGKGNKMQPLSKTGITIHIATRSLFRRKSTTTRIVAFLSAVFLLLTVSIAGGIIANDTSTSWLYQATEKNSLLIADTNLANHYTQLMLTFSGNQATPDFNYTNPQLGIPDTALAELSAMPQIENLDPRIMWYETIQELTGYRVDPETGSTIGLGSNRECESIVIGVDTQKMSSMPFTTGEFLNSSELQAVVGDSIAQTIYKPIKVQTIVGVETRQADALRQGVSVQDIKFKITGICLDPLNNGNVTYIPLTQMQKITGLTNPNILIVKLSEKANVDEAAAQIQNMLSSIDPDLTVISLNEVTAQNADFLSSLWSVIMFLPAFAVVSASLCLISFLMLAIDEQHQEFAILRATGAKPRTILTILAVQSATVLLSSFGIGVSFGTIITILILTTAPVISAFTALAITGWLFGALAAMFLLSLYPAVKFSKQPLLKILS
- the mfnA gene encoding tyrosine decarboxylase MfnA is translated as MREHGLTPNEVLSTLRQALSRDGKYADGNILCSMCTTPHPIAKTAATMFFESNLGDPGLFPGSVELEKQAVHALSELLHCPNGTGFIVSGGTEANLLALYAAREQANTTEPEVVLPDSAHFSFDKICRMLKIKPKKVALDASFRVDPASVAQLITPRTVAVVGTAGSAELGAVDPISDIAKIAQRHDVPVHVDAAFGGLVLPFLEELSYPAVGVFDFRLPAVQSVTVDPHKMGMVTVPAGGIVFRDPQKLECIKTQTPYLTREDQYTFVGTRSAAAAAATWAVFASLGREGFRQTIQQCMHLTTFLADNLKNAGFELVTPPQLNIIAFRSNSNTKQLAQKLQNHGWQISYIPRLNCIRVVIMPHTTQKHLTQFLHDLQNQ